The Streptomyces sp. NBC_00162 sequence ACCTCGTCTTCGACGCGCTCGCCACTCACTCGGACACGGCGCTCCCGGACCCGGACACGGGCGACGTACACATGGACCTGTCCCTGCTGTTCACGGCGCTTGCCCGGTACCTCGCGACACCGGTCGGCGCCGCGCTGCTCCACCTCGGCACGGTCCGCGGTGAGAACGACCTGGAGGAGGGGCGGCGCTCCTACTGGAACGCCCGCCTGGAGCGCGGCGAAGCCCTCGTCCGGCGCGGCATCGAACGGGGCGAACTGCCCGCCGGAACCGACCCCCACCTGCTGGTCGAGGCCATCACGGGTCCCCTCCTCGCCCGGGTACTGCTCACCGGCGAACCGCTGGAGGACACCCTGGTCCCCCGCCTGGTCGACCTGATTCTCGACGGCGCACGCGCCTGACCCGTCGCCGACGATGGCGGGGGCCGGGCCGCAAGGCTGCGGTCCGGCTCAACTCTCAGCGGGTGCGCGGTCCACGCGAATGGGGGAAGCTGGGTGTGGCCGCGGCGTCGGCGGCGGGCCGAGTGGTGAGGATGGTCTTTCGTGAACGTTTCAGCAACAGGCCGCCCCGCACGCGCATCCCGGTACAGGATGCGGATGACCACCCTGCTGTGCACGGCGGCGGCCCTGACGGCCGCGATGATCCCGGCCTCCGCGCACACCGGTGGAACGGCATCGGCCCGGACTCTGGGCCCAGGGGATCCGGTCGTGGTCGTCGACTGTTTCTCCCAGGCCCAGATGCGCCCCGAGGAATACCTCCTGGCCTGCGGGGACGGGAACAACCGCCTCGTCGGACTCCGCTGGGACACCTGGGGGCCGAGGACCGCGACGGCCACCGGCACGGACATGGTGAACGACTGCCGCCCCTACTGCGCGGCCGGCCGCTTCCGCGCCTACCCGGTGACGGTGACCCTGAGCAATCCGGAAGCCTGGCCCGAGCACCCCGACGTCCAGCGCTTCACGACCATCCGGCTCATCTACACCGACACCGCACCGGCCCCGGTCCCCAAGGACGTGACCTACAAGCTGGTGTACTGACGGAACGGCCGGCGTGGCAAGCCGGGGGGCCGGGGGCGGCGCTACCCGAGATCCGAGAGCCCTGTTGCGGCGCTGTCCGGGTGGCGGTGGCCGGTACGGCGCAGGGTGGCGGGTGTGGCGCCGTACCAGCGCTGGACCGCCCGGCGCAGGGCGCGGGCATCGGCGTAACCGCATTCGAGCGGCTATGGCGTCGATGCTGAGGTCGGTGGTGTGGAGCAGCCGCGTGATGTGGGCTCGACGTACGGTTTCGACCTCGTCGCTCCATGTGGTGCCGTGTTCGTCGAGTCGGCGCTGGAGGGTTCGTGTGCTGACGGCCATGCGCCGCGCCACTGCGGACAGCGTCGGCGTGGTCTCGTCGTCAGCGGAGGCCAGAGCCGCGCGGAAGAGGTCCAGCCAGTTGTGCAGCGGGATCGCGGTGGCCAGGGTCTGCTCGGCGTGTCTTCGAAGCACGGTCGACAGGCCGGGCTGGGCATGTGGGTTCGGGGTCTTCAGGTCGCCGGCAAGGAAGGTGATCGAGCTGTCCGGAGCTTCGAAGTCGATGCTGCGGGTGCCGTAGAGCTCGGTCAGGGCGTCGTGCCGGCGGGGTGCTTCGGCGGCCAGTGCAACGTGGACGGGGACGAGGCGCCGTTGTGCGGCTTCGCCGAGACGCCGCTGGTAGAGGCCGAGTGCGTAGGCGCGGATGGCGCAGGCCGCCTCGTAGGTCAGATCGGCCTGATTGACGTGGCTGATGGTGATGTGTTCGCCGTCCTCGGTGACTTGGAGGGTGTCCGTGCCGGTGTCGGCGACGGTGGCGAAGTAGGCCGAGGCGTCCCGGATCCCTTCGAGCGGGGTGGGCGCGGAGGTGATCAGGTAGTCCCAGACCCCGAGGGTGCCGATGCTCGACTGCTGTGCCAGCAGCACGGACAGCTCGCTCCAGGGGGTGTGGACGGTGGTCAGTTCGGCGATGCGGATGCCCGTGGCCGCGGGGGTCCGGCACAGGTCGTCGTTGAGGTGCTCAGGGGCCAGGCCCAGCAGGTGCGCGTATCCGTGCGGGGGTATGCCGAGCAGGCGTGCGGCATTGACGCTCAGCCGGGTGAGGGCGGAGGAGGTTGTCCCCTGATGTGCATGCCAAACCACAGGGGTTGAGCATAGACCAGCACGAATTGCCAGATCATCGCCGGAGCTCGGGGGCCGGCGTCCCCACATTGGCGTGGAGAGTCCCCCTGTGGCGCGCACGGTCCCCTTGCTGGCGTGTGCTGCCCTGGGCCAAGTGATCTCCTCGGCCTTAGCGTGGCGATCGTTCTCGCACGGTGCGTGACCCCGTGAATCGGGGTCATCTCCGGGGCGGAGTGCGGGCGGAGTACGGGAGGTCCCGGCCGGAGCCCCCCACGGGGGTGGGGGGCCGGGTTCCCGTGCGACGGGATCGCCTCCCGCACTCCGCGTGGGAGGTTCCGGCTCGGGCGCTGGTGGCGAGTGCGGTGTGTCATGTGTGGTGTGTCATGTGCGGCTCCGGGGCAGTTCCCGCTCGTACTGGGGCGTTTGGTCGCGTCGGGGTAGCAGCAGCGGGGGCAGCATGATGAGGAGACCGGCGATCGCGATGGCGGTGCGGGGGCTGGTGATGCCGGCCAGCAGGCCCCACAGAGCGGTCAGCGCCGCGATGGTGGCCTTGCTGGTGACCGACCACGCGGACAGGGTGCGGGCGACTCGGTCTGCCGGGGTCCGCTCGAGCCGGTAGGTGGCGAACACCGGGTTGAACACTCCCATGCAGGTGATCAGCCCGAGCTCGACGGTCATGACGAGTACGAGCCCGGCAGTGCCGGGGCCGATGAAGGCCAGGCCGAGCAGCCAGCATGCCCTCAGCGCCCCTGCGGTGAGCATGACCCTGTGCTGCCCGAACCGGGCGGCGAGCCGGGGGGCCAGGCGTGCGCCGATCAGGCCGCCGACGCAGGGCGCGGCGAATGCGAGGCCGTACTGCCAAGGTGCGAACCCGAGGGGGCCGAGCATGAGGACGGCGAGCAGCGGGGAGGTCGCCATGATCAGGCCGTTGACCAGGATCGTGTTGACGCACAGCGGCCGCAGTGCGGAGTCGGCCAGGATGAACCGCCAGCCGTCGAGCAGGTCGCCGGCTCGCAGCCGCGGCGGTGCTTCGGTGCTGGTGACGCGCGGCTCCCGCCCGCCGATCGCGCGGATCCCCACCGCAGAGAGCAGGTAACTCACCGCGTTGGCCACCACGGTCATCACCGGGCCGAACAGCCCGATCGCGGCCCCGCCGAGCGGGGGGCCGAGGACGGTGGCGGTCCAGGTCGTGGACTCGAACCGGCTGTTCGCGACGAGCAGGTCCTCCGGCCTCACAAGCGCCTTCAGACATGCGCCGCCGGCCGCCGTGAAGGCGATGTCGGCTGCCCCGACGACGACCGACACCAGCAGGAGCTGGGCGAAGCCGAGACCGCCGAGCGCGAACGCCGCGGGGACGCTCATCAACGCCGCGAACCGGACCAGGTCCATCGCGACCATCACCGGCCGCTTGCGGCGGAACTCCACCCACGGGCCGAGCGGCACCGCTACCGCCGCGCCGACCGCCAGCCCCGCGGCCGCCAGCACCGACACCTCGGCCGTCCCGGCGTGCAGAACGAGGATCGCGATCAAGGGGAACGCGTCGAACGCGAGCCACGTGCCGAGCGTGCTGACCGCGTACGCCGCCCAGAGCCACCTGAACTGCCGCCCCAACGACCGCCTGGCCACCATGATCAGCGCATCCCTCACTCTCTCGCCCGCCCGGACAACCAAACGTTGACCAGCGAGATCAAAGCGAGCAGCACATCGGCAGGTCAAACAACAGATCGGCCAGCAGCCACAACGGTGCATTGTGGCTGCTGGCGAGAGTGGGTCGGCGTGAATCTCGAGAACGGTGCCAGCTTCTGCGCATCGGGATCACGTACTGACTTTGCTGCTGAGATGCCCAGATCAGGTGGTGGGTTGGAGGCTGCGGAGCCACTGGATGGCGCTGCGCAGGCGGAGTCCGGCAGGGTGGTCCTGGGGTGTCTTGTTCAGTTCACTGGGCGGCATCCGACGGTTCGTACCAGAGGCTCGTCATCGGGGAGCGCATGGTCCAGCCCAGCGAGGAGTAGAGCGCCCGGCCCTCGGGCGTGCCGACCAGGAGGCCAGTCCTTGCACCGGCCTCGTAAGCGGTGCTCTGCAGCGTGCGCATCACCAGGCCGCCGAGGCCCTTGCGCCGGTGCTCCGCGGCGGTCTCGACCTGGTCGACCACGACATGGCCGCCTGCCTGGGCGATCTGTCCACCGGCGGCGAAGTGCCCGGCGCGGGTGCGGACCAGCACTCGGCTGACGCCGCCCCGGCTCCAACTGGTGAGCGTGTAACCGGCCGGCGCCTCAGGGCGCTCCGGCGCAAGGTGACAGGTCATCAGGAAACCGGGGCTGTCGCACCGCCAGCCCGGCCCGACCCAGGGCAGGATCGCTTGGTCCTCGGCGAACAGCTTCAGCCAGGTCCCGGGCGCGCTCGTCGCGGCGACGATCTTGCGCACATCGGCCTCGGCGGGCTCCGGCAGCACGTGCCGGGCCACGTGCTTGGGCTGCCCGACGTCGATCGTCCACCCCCACGGCTCGTCGATCGGGTCCGAGCTGCCGCGGGAGACGACCCAGCCATTGATCCACATCCGCACGAGCTCACTGATCCCGGTGTCCGGCATCGCCGCCCGCCCCCTTGAATGGTAATAGGTGATAATGCCAAATGAACCTTACGTGACAGGGGTGGGATTTGACCATAGGAGCAGGTTTCTCGGCCAAGGACGCGACTCGCGAGCAACGCCACCGCGTAGGCCACCGCCGCAGGGCCCGGCTTCGCGCGGCCGAGCGCGATCGTCGGCGACGAGGCGTACTCCTCACGCGCCAACCCGCAGGAAGAAGGCTCGCGCGGCGGCCGTCCCGTCACGTGATCTGAACTCAGAACAGGCCCTAGACTCGGGCCATGGACCGGACCGACCGCGCCAGCCGCGTGATCGCGGCACCACCGGCGGCCGTCTACGGCGCCCTCCTCGGCCGGGAGTCCCTCGAGGCCTGGTTGCCGCCGGACGGCATGCGCGGGCGGGTCGAACGGTGGGATCCCCGGCCCGGTGGCGGGTTCCGGATGGTCCTCACCTACCTCGACCCCACCGACAGCCCCGGCAAGACCTCCGACGCGACGGATGTCGTCGATGTCGGGTTCGCCGAGCTGGTGCCACCGGAGCGCGTGGTGCAGCGGGCGGTGTTCGAGGCCGACGACCCGTCGTACGCCGGCACCATGACGATGACCTGGCACCTCGCTGCCGCCGGTGACGGGACCGAGGTGACCGTCATCGCCACGGACGTGCCACCCGGTATCGACCAAGCGGTACACGAGGCCGGGATCGCCTCCTCGCTGGCCAACCTGGCGTCGTACGTCGAAGGGGCCGGCTGACGCAGGTCGGCTGCGACCCGCACGGGCACGTCGTCGAGGAAGCGCCGAACACCCACACCCGTCATCGCGCTGACCGGCTCACCTCCGAAAGCCCGTCATCCAGAACACCTCACTGGCCCACCCTTCCGTCGACGCACTCGCGCAACAGGTCGGCGTGCCCGCAGTGACGGGCGTACTCCTCGATCCTGTGCACCATCAGCTCCCGCACGGCGATCTTGTCCTTCCCCACGCGCTCGCTCAGATCCTGGTGCTCGGCCAGCGCGGCGTCGGTCGCCGCCTGCTCACGCTCCAGATCGGAGTACGCGGCGTCGACCGCGGCCTGCTCGCCGACGGCTTCCTCGAAGTCCGCGTCACGCCGGCCGTACAGCTTCGGCAGCGGTTCACCGTCGCTGATCCAGTTGTGCCAGTCCCGTTCCACCTCGGCGAGGTGCCGGAGCAGGCCGAGCAGCGACATCGTCGACGGCGGAACCGACCGACGGGCCAGTTGCTCCGCATCCAGGCCCTCGCACTTCATCCGCAGGGTCATGCGGTAGCCCGCCAGGAAGTCCTGCAGCGTCGCCGGCTCGCCCTCCGGACTGTGCCCGTCTTTGTGGCGGGGGTCGTCGTCCGGGTCAGCCCACATGTCGGGGTAGACGCTTGCGGGGCTCCATCGTGCGGGTTGATCACTCATGCGTTCCATACTCGTCTGTGAGGGATCAAGCCAGCCAGTGGGTTTCCCAACGGCATTCACTTCGGGATCCGTTGAGGACGCGGGCGGCGGGGCCGATGTCAGCGATGCGGCCGGGGCTGGGGCTGGGCGTGACGTGTGACCGGGTGCGCCACCGTCGCCAGCCGCGACGCCGGCCTGTCCGGGATGTTCTCGACGACGTCCGGTTCGGCCCGGCCGCGGATCAGCAGGATCTTCGGCGGGTGTACCCCGGTTTCGATCGTCAGGGCGACCGCCGGGGCATCGGCTGCCCGGCCTACAGCCGGATCGCCACATCCCGCGGGCCACCTTAGATTCGGCGAGGGCGCGGGATCTCGCCCGCTTTTCGACGAAAGGTCCGCCTGCATGATTCGCCGTTGGCTCACAGCCGCCCTGGGCGCGCTCCTGCTGCTCACACCCGGGTCCCTCTCCGCGGCTTCGGCCGCCGCCCAGCCCACAGGCCAGCTGCGGGTCATCACCCGCAACCTCTACCTGGGTGCCGACCTCGCGCCCGTCCTCGCCGCCACAAGCCCGCAGACGCTCGTCGCCGCAGTGACCACGGTGTACGCGAACGTCCAGGCGACGAACTTCCCCGAGCGCGCCGAGGCACTGGCCGACGAGATCGCCGACGGCAACCCCCACCTCGTGGGCCTCCAGGAAGCCGTGCTGTGGCGCAGCCAGACCCCAGCCGGACCGGGCAGCGCCACCCACGTCGAGTACGACTTCCTGCAGATCCTGCTCGACAAGCTTGCCTCCCGAGGCAAGCACTACGCGGCCGTGGCCACCGTCACCGTCGGCAGCGACTTCGAGGCCCCGCGCTCCCTGCCCGACGGCGGCGGTCTGCAGGACATCCGGCTCACAGACCGCGACGTACTCCTGGCCCGCACCGACCTGCCCGCGCACGTCTTCTCCGTGGCGAACCCTCAGGCGGCCCGGTTCCAGGCCCACGTGCCCCTCTGCCGCCCGCTGTTCGGCTGCGTTCCGCCCGACAACGTCCCCATCCGCATCGAGCGCGGCTGGGTCGCTGCCGACGCCACCGTGCGCGGCCGCACCACCCGGGTGGTCACCACCCATCTGGAGCCCGCCGCTCCCACGGTCCAGGAAGCACAGGCCGACGAACTGCTCGCCGGCCCGCTGAACACCAAACTCCCCACCGTGCTTCTCGGCGACCTGAACTCGGCCGCCGGCGGAGTCGGCGCAACACCGGGAACAGCCACCCAGAGCCACAACAAACTTCTGGCCGCCGGCTTCACCGACGCCTGGACCGCCACCCGCCCCCGCAATCCCGGCTTCACCTGCTGCCAGGCCCCCGACCTGCGCAACGTCACCTCCAACCTCAGCCAGCGCATCGACTACGTGCTCTTCCGCGGCAAAATCACCGCGCTGGCGACCAAACGAGTGGGCCATACACAGGCCGACCGCACCCCGTCAGGCCTGTGGCCCTCCGACCACGCCGGCGTGAGGGGCGTGCTCCGACTGCGTTGAGCGGCCGACACGCGTACGGGCGGAGCGATCCCCGAAGTCCCAGCCGGCACCGGCACCACCACATGACGAAGGGCCCCACCACTCTGCGGTGGGGCCCTTCCCCCTGAGTGAGAGAGTTCCGAACGCCCAGTTCATCGGGACGCTGAACGATGGGACCCCTCCCAGGGACAGTTCACCCACCGACCTCGAGATCCCGCACAGAGGGCATCTGCCGCAGCGTCAGGTCCTTGAGCCAGCAGGCGGCGACCCGGAGAGCCCGGGGTGCCGATCACACGGATGGGTGACTGCGCTCGGTGCGCATCCCGGGCCAAGATCGAATACATGAAAACCTCCTTGATCCGCCACGTTTGTGCCGCGGCCCTGGTGCTGACTGCGACGATGGCCCCCGCCGTGGCAGCCCAGTCGGACGACACCGCCGCACGGTCCCACATCGGGGCGCAGGCCCGGTTGCTGGGCGAGAAGATCGTTCCGCACAAACTCCCCTTCCGGAACACGACTGTTGGCGGACTGTCCGGCATCGACCGGGATCCGTGCACGGGTGAGTACGTCATGATCAGCGACGACCGCTCGTACCTGCAGCCCGCCCGCTTCTACACCGCCAGGATCGCGGTGGACGGCGCCGGGGTGCACTCCGTCGACTTCACCGGCACCCACCCGTTCCTGCAGCCGGACGGCTCCGTCTACCCACCCGCGAGCGCCGGCGACGGCAAGGCCGTGGACCCGGAAGAGCTGCGGGTGGACCCGTGGAGCTGCCGGTACTGGTGGGCACAGGAGGGCGACCGGCCGAAGGCGTCGAGCGATCCGGTGATCCAGCCGTCGATCCAGTTCGCCACTCGCTCCGGTGCCCACCGTGGCCAACTGCCCCTGCCGCCCAACTACGAGGTCAGCATGGGTGATCGGGGTCCACGGCGGAACAAGGCGGTGGAAGCGATCACGTTCGGAGCCAGGAACGGCGTGCTCACCAGCGCTGTCGAGGGTCCGCTGCTCCAGGACGGCCCGGAGCCCAACCTGGAGCACGGCGCGCTGATTCGCGTCACCCAGCAGAGCCGGGCGGGCGACGTGCTCGGGCAGTTCGCCTATCCCCTGGAGAAGATCTTCACCGAGTCCGACCCGTCCAGCCCGTGGCCCCCGGACACCGGTGTGCCCGCGATCCTCGCCTTCCCCGAGGACCCCAGCCGCTACCTCGTACTCGAACGCACGTGGGTGGCAGGCGCAGGCTTCAAGATCCGCATCTACGACGCCACCACCCGTGGCGCGACTGAGGTGCAGAACGTGGACTCCCTGGCCGGACAGAGCGTCGTACCGATGCGCAAGGAACTGGTCGCGGACTTCCACGACTTGGGCCTGTCCACGGTCGACAACACCGAGGGCATGACCTGGGGCCCGACCCTGCCGGGCGGCGAACGGACCCTGCTCCTGGTCAGCGACGACAACTTCGCCCAGGACGAGGTCACCCAGATCGTCGCACTCGGCATCCGCTGAGACTGACGACCGGCGCCGATGTGCCGGTGGGGCCGAGGCGGTGTGGTTGGCGCACGCAACGGCAGTGACCTCGCCGTTCGGTTGGCCGGCGCCCCGATGGGCGCCGGCCTGTGAAGCGCCCCGAGCTCCTAATTGGGGGCCACCTTGCAGGCGCTCACCGCGGTCCCGTTGGTCACACCGCCCGCGGTCAGACCGGACACACACTGCGCGTTGTCTCCGTTCAACCCGACGTAACACGCCGTGCGGACGGACTCCGGGGCCTCGCCACCCTGTAGCTCCCGCTCGACCTGGTTGATACAGGCCGTGACGTCCGCGTGGGCGGCGGGGGCCGTAAAGGCCGCGCCACCGAGTGCGAGGGTCAGGCCGGTGAGGACGCTTGCGATACGGGTAGACGTGCGCATGGGATGCATACCTGCTCTCCGGGATCGCCGCGCGGCCCGGGACCTGGGTATGCCGGAACCCGCGTGGGAACGGCGCCGAGCGCACGCGGCCGACGTAAAGCCGCGTGGCCCGGGCCCCCGCACCGGACCTGCTCGGCAGGGTTTCCCCTCCCTCCTTCGACGCTAGAGCAGCCCCCTGCCGCACGCACCCGCTGGGGCCCCGCTTCCGGCTCGGGAACCGCACTCGTGTACATCGCGGCGTTCGCGCCCGACAAGGGCGAATCCGTGAAGACGCTCATCGCCGACCCGCCGCCCGGAGCTCCCGTTCCGCCGATCCTGCCCCCGAGCGATGGGTTCCCCTTCCTCGATCGGGAGAAGTTCGCGGCGTCCTTCGCCGGGGACCTGCCCGCCGACGAGGCGCGTTTCCTGGCCGACTCCCAGGCGCCCTGGGGCCTGGACGCGCTGGGCGGGACGGCAGGCCGCAGCCGCGGCTGATTCCGGCCCGCAGCGCGCGTAATGGCAGCCGGTCAACGGCCGTTCAGTGCAACGACCGTCGACTGACGGGCCGATTGTGAACCGGACCGGCAGTCCGTATGCTTCATTTCATACGGACTGTCGGTCCGTTTTCATTCGGGCGGCCCGTCCTGCGGGCCTGGATCGCCGTGCCTTCGAGCAGAACGGAAACCTTGATCATGACAATCCCCATGGCACCCGCGGAGCTGTACCGCCACGGTCTTCGGCTCCTGCTCGAGAACGACATCCCCGCCTGGGTGGAACTGTGGGACGACAACGGCGTCCTCGAGTTCCCCTTCGCGCCCGAAGGCTGGCCCCTGCGCCTCGAAGGCAAGGCCGCGGTCGGCGACTACATGCGCCACTACCCCGACCACGTCGACCTGCACGACTTCCCCCACGTGGAGATCCACCAGACCACCGTCCCCGAGAGGATCGTGGTGGAGATGCGCGGGGTCGGCCGCCTGGTGGAGACCGACAGCCCCTTCGACATGACCTACATCGCCGTGGTCACGGTGAAGGAGGGGCGCATCACCTCCTACCGGGACTACTGGAACCCCCTCGCCGTGTCGCAGCCCGGCGCCGACTTCGTAGGAGCGAACCGTTGAACTCCCCCAGCACCATCCTGGTCATCGGGGCCACTGGCACCACCGGCCGCCGTGTCGCCGTCGGCCTGATCGCCGAGGGCCACCGCGTCAGGGCCGCCGGCCGGAACGCCACCCCGGTGGAGGGCGCACAGGCTGTCCGCTTCGACTGGAACGAGCCGGCGACCTGGAGCGAGGCCCTCGACGGCGTCGACCGCGTCTACCTCGTCCCGCCCATCGGCTCTTCGGACCCTGCAGCGATCATGCTGCCCTTCCTCCGCCAGGCCCGTGCGGCAGGCGTGCATCGTGCCGTGCTGCTCAGCTCATCGGCGATCCCCGCGGGCGGTCCCGCGGTGGGCCAGGTCCACGAGGCCCTGCCCGGGCTGTTCGAGCAGTGGGCGGTGCTGCGGCCGTCCTGGTTCATGCAGAACTTCGCCGCCTCCACCCCCACGCGCGCAGCATCCGTGACGAGGGCGCCATCATGTCGGCCTCGGGAGAGGGCCGCGTCGGGTTCATCGACGCCGAGGACATCGCCGCCGTCGCCGTACGCGCCCTGACCGACGACCAGGCCCCGAACACCGACCTGATCCTGACCGGGCCGCAGACACTGAGCTACGCCGACGTCGCCGCGACCATCGCCGAGGTCACCGGCCGGCCCGTGGTGCACCGGCAGCTGACCTTCGAGCAGCTGC is a genomic window containing:
- a CDS encoding TetR-like C-terminal domain-containing protein, with protein sequence MTGEREAPPLRRRGERMRQAVLAATVDLLTSQGLAATTVAAVARAAGVHETSVYRRWKTRENLVFDALATHSDTALPDPDTGDVHMDLSLLFTALARYLATPVGAALLHLGTVRGENDLEEGRRSYWNARLERGEALVRRGIERGELPAGTDPHLLVEAITGPLLARVLLTGEPLEDTLVPRLVDLILDGARA
- a CDS encoding MFS transporter, with amino-acid sequence MVARRSLGRQFRWLWAAYAVSTLGTWLAFDAFPLIAILVLHAGTAEVSVLAAAGLAVGAAVAVPLGPWVEFRRKRPVMVAMDLVRFAALMSVPAAFALGGLGFAQLLLVSVVVGAADIAFTAAGGACLKALVRPEDLLVANSRFESTTWTATVLGPPLGGAAIGLFGPVMTVVANAVSYLLSAVGIRAIGGREPRVTSTEAPPRLRAGDLLDGWRFILADSALRPLCVNTILVNGLIMATSPLLAVLMLGPLGFAPWQYGLAFAAPCVGGLIGARLAPRLAARFGQHRVMLTAGALRACWLLGLAFIGPGTAGLVLVMTVELGLITCMGVFNPVFATYRLERTPADRVARTLSAWSVTSKATIAALTALWGLLAGITSPRTAIAIAGLLIMLPPLLLPRRDQTPQYERELPRSRT
- a CDS encoding GNAT family N-acetyltransferase, coding for MPDTGISELVRMWINGWVVSRGSSDPIDEPWGWTIDVGQPKHVARHVLPEPAEADVRKIVAATSAPGTWLKLFAEDQAILPWVGPGWRCDSPGFLMTCHLAPERPEAPAGYTLTSWSRGGVSRVLVRTRAGHFAAGGQIAQAGGHVVVDQVETAAEHRRKGLGGLVMRTLQSTAYEAGARTGLLVGTPEGRALYSSLGWTMRSPMTSLWYEPSDAAQ
- a CDS encoding SRPBCC family protein, with protein sequence MDRTDRASRVIAAPPAAVYGALLGRESLEAWLPPDGMRGRVERWDPRPGGGFRMVLTYLDPTDSPGKTSDATDVVDVGFAELVPPERVVQRAVFEADDPSYAGTMTMTWHLAAAGDGTEVTVIATDVPPGIDQAVHEAGIASSLANLASYVEGAG
- a CDS encoding DinB family protein, with the protein product MERMSDQPARWSPASVYPDMWADPDDDPRHKDGHSPEGEPATLQDFLAGYRMTLRMKCEGLDAEQLARRSVPPSTMSLLGLLRHLAEVERDWHNWISDGEPLPKLYGRRDADFEEAVGEQAAVDAAYSDLEREQAATDAALAEHQDLSERVGKDKIAVRELMVHRIEEYARHCGHADLLRECVDGRVGQ
- a CDS encoding endonuclease/exonuclease/phosphatase family protein encodes the protein MIRRWLTAALGALLLLTPGSLSAASAAAQPTGQLRVITRNLYLGADLAPVLAATSPQTLVAAVTTVYANVQATNFPERAEALADEIADGNPHLVGLQEAVLWRSQTPAGPGSATHVEYDFLQILLDKLASRGKHYAAVATVTVGSDFEAPRSLPDGGGLQDIRLTDRDVLLARTDLPAHVFSVANPQAARFQAHVPLCRPLFGCVPPDNVPIRIERGWVAADATVRGRTTRVVTTHLEPAAPTVQEAQADELLAGPLNTKLPTVLLGDLNSAAGGVGATPGTATQSHNKLLAAGFTDAWTATRPRNPGFTCCQAPDLRNVTSNLSQRIDYVLFRGKITALATKRVGHTQADRTPSGLWPSDHAGVRGVLRLR
- a CDS encoding esterase-like activity of phytase family protein — translated: MKTSLIRHVCAAALVLTATMAPAVAAQSDDTAARSHIGAQARLLGEKIVPHKLPFRNTTVGGLSGIDRDPCTGEYVMISDDRSYLQPARFYTARIAVDGAGVHSVDFTGTHPFLQPDGSVYPPASAGDGKAVDPEELRVDPWSCRYWWAQEGDRPKASSDPVIQPSIQFATRSGAHRGQLPLPPNYEVSMGDRGPRRNKAVEAITFGARNGVLTSAVEGPLLQDGPEPNLEHGALIRVTQQSRAGDVLGQFAYPLEKIFTESDPSSPWPPDTGVPAILAFPEDPSRYLVLERTWVAGAGFKIRIYDATTRGATEVQNVDSLAGQSVVPMRKELVADFHDLGLSTVDNTEGMTWGPTLPGGERTLLLVSDDNFAQDEVTQIVALGIR
- a CDS encoding nuclear transport factor 2 family protein, whose product is MTIPMAPAELYRHGLRLLLENDIPAWVELWDDNGVLEFPFAPEGWPLRLEGKAAVGDYMRHYPDHVDLHDFPHVEIHQTTVPERIVVEMRGVGRLVETDSPFDMTYIAVVTVKEGRITSYRDYWNPLAVSQPGADFVGANR